The following proteins are encoded in a genomic region of Bosea beijingensis:
- the gatB gene encoding Asp-tRNA(Asn)/Glu-tRNA(Gln) amidotransferase subunit GatB — protein sequence MNAHARPADPKKLIKGATGDWEIVIGMEIHAQVTSNAKLFSGASTGFGAEPNEHVSLVDAAMPGMLPVINAECVRQAVRTGLGLNAQINNRSVFDRKNYFYPDLPQGYQISQYKSPIVGEGEIVVDLSPTEQITVGIERLHLEQDAGKSIHDQHPTMSFVDLNRSGVALMEIVSKPDLRSADEAKAYVSKLRTILRYLGTCDGDMEKGNLRADVNVSVRKPGDALGTRCEIKNVNSIRFIGQAVETEARRQIGIIEDGGTIDQETRLYDPGKGETRSMRSKEEAHDYRYFPDPDLLPLEFDDAFVESLKGALPELPDAKKARFIATYGLSPYDASVLVAERDQADYFEDVARGRDGKAAANWVINELFGRLNKEGKDVTTSPVSAAQLGGLVDLIGEGVISGRIAKDLFDILWTEGGNPREIVEARGMKQVTDTGAIEKAVDELIAANPDKVEQVKAKPTMLGWFVGQAMKASGGKANPQALNEILKTKLGIE from the coding sequence ATGAACGCGCATGCCCGCCCCGCCGACCCGAAGAAGCTGATCAAGGGCGCGACCGGCGATTGGGAGATCGTGATCGGCATGGAGATCCATGCCCAGGTCACCTCCAATGCCAAGCTGTTCTCCGGCGCCTCGACCGGTTTCGGCGCCGAGCCGAACGAGCATGTCAGCCTCGTCGACGCGGCCATGCCCGGCATGCTGCCGGTGATCAACGCCGAATGCGTCAGGCAGGCGGTGCGCACCGGCCTCGGCCTGAACGCGCAGATCAACAACCGCTCGGTCTTCGACCGGAAGAACTACTTCTACCCGGACCTGCCGCAGGGCTACCAGATCAGCCAGTACAAGAGCCCGATCGTGGGCGAGGGCGAGATCGTCGTCGATCTCTCGCCGACCGAGCAGATCACCGTCGGCATCGAGCGGCTGCATCTGGAGCAGGATGCCGGCAAGTCGATCCATGACCAGCACCCGACCATGAGCTTCGTCGACCTCAACCGCTCGGGCGTGGCGCTGATGGAGATCGTCTCCAAGCCGGACCTGCGCTCGGCGGACGAGGCGAAGGCCTATGTCTCCAAGCTGCGCACCATCCTGCGCTATCTCGGCACCTGTGACGGTGACATGGAGAAGGGCAACCTGCGCGCCGACGTGAACGTCTCCGTCCGCAAGCCGGGCGACGCGCTCGGCACGCGCTGCGAGATCAAGAACGTCAACTCGATCCGCTTCATCGGCCAGGCGGTCGAGACCGAGGCGCGCCGCCAGATCGGCATCATCGAGGATGGCGGCACGATCGACCAGGAAACCCGCCTCTATGACCCCGGCAAGGGCGAGACGCGCTCGATGCGCTCCAAGGAAGAGGCGCATGACTACCGCTACTTCCCCGATCCGGACCTGCTGCCGCTCGAGTTCGACGACGCCTTCGTCGAGAGCCTGAAGGGCGCGCTGCCGGAACTGCCGGACGCCAAGAAGGCCCGCTTCATCGCGACCTACGGGCTTTCGCCCTATGACGCCTCGGTGCTCGTCGCCGAGCGCGATCAGGCCGATTATTTCGAGGACGTGGCCAGGGGCCGCGACGGCAAGGCCGCCGCCAACTGGGTGATCAACGAGCTCTTCGGCCGCCTCAACAAGGAAGGCAAGGACGTCACGACCTCGCCGGTCTCGGCCGCGCAGCTCGGCGGCCTCGTCGACCTGATCGGCGAAGGCGTCATCTCCGGCCGCATCGCCAAGGATCTGTTCGATATCCTCTGGACCGAGGGTGGTAACCCCCGCGAGATCGTCGAGGCCCGCGGCATGAAGCAGGTCACCGACACCGGCGCCATCGAGAAGGCGGTCGACGAACTGATCGCTGCCAATCCCGACAAGGTGGAGCAGGTCAAGGCCAAGCCGACCATGCTGGGCTGGTTCGTCGGCCAGGCCATGAAGGCCTCGGGCGGGAAGGCCAACCCGCAGGCCCTGAACGAGATCCTGAAGACAAAGCTTGGGATCGAGTAA
- a CDS encoding efflux RND transporter periplasmic adaptor subunit yields the protein MSRSRFIGLVLTAALTSTALTAFDAVAQGAPPAPPVQVANPLAKRITNWDEFTGRFEASEQVDVRARVSGFIDNVHFRDGSLVQKGDLLFTIDQRPYKLAVDVARAEVARAKAQVELAQNEVERAEGLTQNRTITARDVDQRRANLNSAVGSLQGAEANLKNAELNLEWTEVRAPLAGRISNRRVDPGNLIAGGQSGASLLTTIVAVAPIYFTFDVSEADFLRYSRMSNPREEAAKDSGTIVEVRLSDEPKWGRRGKVNFLDNALNARSATIRGRAVFENKDQFLTPGTFGRLRFFAGESDALLVPDTVIASDQAHKVVLTVGPENKVVPKPVVLGPLSEGLRVIRSGLTPEDKVIVGGSANPMVRPGVAVTPQPGEIKVATTN from the coding sequence ATGTCACGCAGCCGTTTCATCGGTCTGGTGCTCACCGCCGCCCTCACGTCGACCGCGCTCACGGCTTTCGACGCCGTCGCGCAGGGAGCTCCGCCGGCTCCTCCGGTCCAGGTCGCCAATCCGCTCGCCAAGCGCATCACCAACTGGGACGAGTTCACCGGCCGCTTCGAGGCCAGCGAGCAGGTCGATGTGCGCGCCCGCGTCTCCGGCTTCATCGACAACGTCCACTTCCGCGACGGCTCGCTCGTCCAGAAGGGCGACCTGCTCTTTACCATCGATCAGCGGCCTTACAAACTGGCCGTCGACGTGGCCCGTGCCGAGGTCGCCCGTGCCAAGGCGCAGGTCGAGCTCGCCCAGAACGAGGTCGAGCGTGCCGAAGGCCTCACGCAGAACCGCACGATCACGGCACGCGACGTCGACCAGCGCCGCGCCAACCTGAACAGCGCGGTCGGTTCGCTGCAGGGCGCCGAGGCGAACCTGAAGAATGCCGAGCTCAACCTCGAATGGACCGAGGTCCGCGCGCCGCTCGCCGGCCGCATCTCGAACCGCCGCGTCGATCCGGGCAATCTGATCGCCGGCGGCCAGTCGGGCGCCTCGCTGCTGACCACCATCGTCGCGGTCGCACCGATCTACTTCACCTTCGACGTCTCGGAGGCCGACTTCCTGCGCTATTCCCGGATGAGCAACCCGCGTGAGGAAGCTGCCAAGGACAGCGGGACGATCGTCGAGGTCCGCCTCTCGGACGAGCCGAAATGGGGCCGCCGTGGCAAGGTGAACTTCCTCGACAACGCGCTCAACGCCCGCTCGGCGACGATCCGCGGCCGTGCCGTGTTCGAGAACAAGGACCAGTTCCTGACCCCCGGAACGTTCGGCCGCCTGCGCTTCTTCGCCGGCGAGTCCGATGCGCTGCTCGTGCCGGATACGGTCATCGCCTCGGACCAGGCCCACAAGGTCGTGCTGACGGTCGGCCCCGAGAACAAGGTCGTGCCCAAGCCGGTCGTACTCGGGCCGCTCAGCGAGGGCCTGCGGGTGATCCGCTCTGGGTTGACGCCCGAGGACAAAGTGATCGTCGGCGGCTCCGCCAACCCGATGGTCCGCCCGGGCGTTGCCGTCACGCCGCAGCCCGGCGAGATCAAGGTCGCGACGACCAACTGA
- a CDS encoding efflux RND transporter permease subunit, translating to MFRFAHFFIDRPIFATVLSVLLTIAGAIAQRSLPIAEYPEIAPPTVSITATYPGASAETVAATVATPIEQEVNGVDDMLYITSQSTGDGRVTINVVFKGGTDVDQAQVLVQNRVSQAEARLPAEVRQLGLQVRKASPDFLMVINMISPDGSRDAQYISNYASLYVKDVLTRVDGVGDVQVFGARDFSMRIWLDPAKVAARNLTAGDVVAALRAANVQVAAGALNQPPAKSDEAFQLSVNTLGRLTEISEFENIVVRSDADGGTIRVRDIARVELGSQDYTTNAYLDNKNTVAIGVFQRPGSNALATSDKLIATMAEMAKQFPVGLEHRIIYNPTEFIGESVDAVVRTLLEAVVLVVIVVILFLQTWRAAIIPIVAIPVSLVGTFLVMSAVGISFNTISLLALVLAIGIVVDDAIVVVENVERYLAEGMSPKEAAHKTMDEVGGALLAIALVLCAVFIPTAFISGLQGTFYQQFAVTIAASTAISCFVSLTLSPAMSAVLLKAHKKHDENEQHGFFYKLGAPIRGFFHYFNAGFDWLSRTYGRVTSRLIRIAVILLIVYSGLIAATVWDIRRTPTGLVPQLDRGYFIIAMQLPPGASLQRTDDVLRKANDLLLSRPGVAHTVAFAGLDGATFTIAPNAGVAFVTLSPFKDREKAGLTTAGILNDLRQQMFTIPEAFTLVIEPPAIPGIGTGGGLKGYVQDRGGRGLAALEGAAWVVAGSAGQVPGIQQPFTLFSTKTPQIYADIDRTKAEMLGVPVTRIFETLSVYMGSAYINDFNLLGRTYRVTAQADNPFRLTTRDVANLKTRNADGEMVPIGSIASFQDTTGAYRVPRYNLYPAAEVQLSMAHGFSTGQGIAAVEKIAAERLPAGFGFEWTEIALQEKLAGNTAVIAFGLAVVFVFLLLAALYESWLLPLSVILIVPMCILAAMFGVNYAGLDRNILVDIGLVVLVGLAAKNAILIVEFAKQAEDEGMHRRDAAIAAAKTRLRPILMTSMAFILGVLPLTVSVGAGAEMRQAMGIAVFSGMLGVTFFGLIFTPVFYVMVRWLADLRGNKRKAAATQASGAH from the coding sequence ATGTTCCGCTTCGCCCATTTCTTCATCGACCGGCCGATCTTCGCCACCGTGCTCTCGGTGCTGCTGACGATCGCCGGCGCCATCGCGCAGCGCTCGCTGCCGATCGCCGAATATCCCGAAATCGCGCCGCCCACGGTCTCGATCACCGCAACCTATCCGGGCGCCTCGGCCGAGACGGTCGCCGCCACGGTGGCGACGCCGATCGAGCAGGAGGTGAACGGCGTCGACGACATGCTCTACATCACCTCGCAGTCGACCGGCGACGGGCGGGTGACGATCAACGTCGTCTTCAAGGGCGGCACCGATGTCGACCAGGCGCAGGTGCTGGTGCAGAACCGCGTCTCGCAGGCCGAAGCGCGCCTGCCCGCCGAGGTGCGCCAGCTCGGCCTGCAGGTCCGCAAGGCCTCGCCCGACTTCCTGATGGTCATCAACATGATCTCGCCGGACGGGTCGCGCGACGCGCAATACATCTCCAACTACGCCTCGCTCTATGTGAAGGACGTGCTGACCCGCGTCGACGGCGTCGGCGACGTGCAGGTCTTCGGCGCACGCGACTTCTCGATGCGCATCTGGCTCGACCCGGCGAAGGTCGCGGCCCGCAACCTGACGGCGGGCGACGTCGTCGCGGCGCTGCGAGCCGCGAACGTGCAGGTCGCGGCCGGCGCACTGAACCAGCCGCCGGCGAAGTCGGACGAAGCCTTCCAGCTCTCGGTCAACACGCTCGGCCGCCTGACCGAGATCTCGGAATTCGAGAACATCGTCGTCCGCTCGGACGCCGATGGCGGCACGATCCGCGTGCGCGACATCGCGCGTGTCGAGCTGGGCTCGCAGGACTACACCACCAACGCCTATCTCGATAACAAGAACACCGTCGCCATCGGCGTCTTCCAGCGGCCGGGCTCGAACGCGCTCGCGACCTCGGACAAGCTGATCGCGACGATGGCCGAGATGGCCAAGCAGTTCCCTGTCGGCCTCGAGCACCGCATCATCTACAATCCGACCGAGTTCATCGGCGAGTCCGTCGACGCCGTCGTGCGGACGCTGCTCGAAGCGGTCGTGCTGGTCGTGATCGTGGTGATCCTGTTCCTGCAGACCTGGCGCGCCGCGATCATCCCGATCGTCGCGATCCCGGTCTCGCTGGTCGGCACCTTCCTGGTGATGAGCGCCGTCGGCATCTCCTTCAACACGATCTCTCTGCTCGCGCTGGTTCTCGCCATCGGCATCGTCGTCGACGACGCGATCGTGGTTGTGGAGAATGTCGAACGCTATCTCGCCGAGGGCATGTCGCCCAAGGAAGCCGCGCACAAGACCATGGACGAGGTCGGTGGCGCGCTGCTGGCGATCGCGCTCGTGCTCTGCGCCGTGTTCATCCCGACCGCCTTCATCAGCGGCCTGCAAGGCACGTTCTACCAGCAGTTCGCGGTCACGATCGCGGCCTCGACGGCGATCTCCTGCTTCGTCTCGCTGACGCTCTCGCCGGCGATGTCGGCCGTGCTCCTCAAGGCCCACAAGAAGCATGACGAGAACGAGCAGCACGGCTTCTTCTACAAGCTGGGCGCGCCGATCCGCGGGTTCTTCCATTATTTCAACGCCGGCTTCGACTGGCTGTCGCGGACCTATGGACGCGTCACCTCGCGCCTCATCCGCATCGCGGTGATCCTGCTGATCGTCTATTCCGGCCTGATCGCGGCGACCGTCTGGGACATCCGCCGGACGCCGACCGGCCTCGTGCCCCAACTCGACCGCGGGTATTTCATCATCGCGATGCAGTTGCCGCCGGGTGCCTCGCTGCAGCGCACGGACGACGTGCTGCGCAAGGCCAACGACCTCCTGCTGTCACGCCCTGGCGTCGCCCATACCGTCGCCTTCGCCGGCCTCGACGGCGCGACCTTCACGATCGCGCCGAATGCCGGCGTCGCCTTCGTGACGCTCTCGCCGTTCAAGGACCGCGAGAAGGCGGGGCTGACCACCGCCGGCATCCTGAACGACCTGCGCCAGCAGATGTTCACGATTCCCGAGGCCTTCACGCTCGTCATCGAGCCGCCGGCCATTCCGGGCATCGGCACGGGCGGCGGCCTGAAGGGTTATGTCCAGGATCGCGGTGGGCGCGGCCTCGCGGCGCTGGAAGGCGCGGCCTGGGTCGTCGCCGGCTCGGCCGGGCAGGTCCCGGGAATCCAGCAGCCTTTCACGCTGTTCTCGACCAAGACGCCGCAGATCTACGCCGATATCGACCGCACCAAGGCGGAGATGCTCGGCGTGCCGGTGACGCGCATCTTCGAGACGCTGTCGGTCTATATGGGTTCGGCCTATATCAACGACTTCAACCTGCTGGGCCGGACCTATCGCGTCACGGCGCAAGCCGACAACCCGTTCCGCCTGACCACGCGCGACGTCGCCAATCTCAAGACCCGCAATGCGGATGGCGAGATGGTGCCGATCGGCTCGATCGCGTCCTTCCAAGACACGACCGGCGCCTATCGCGTGCCGCGCTACAACCTCTATCCGGCAGCGGAAGTGCAGCTCTCGATGGCGCATGGCTTCTCGACCGGACAGGGCATCGCGGCGGTCGAGAAGATCGCGGCGGAGCGGCTGCCGGCCGGGTTCGGCTTCGAATGGACCGAGATCGCGCTGCAGGAGAAGCTCGCGGGCAATACCGCGGTCATCGCCTTCGGCCTCGCAGTGGTCTTCGTCTTCCTGCTGCTGGCGGCGCTCTACGAGAGCTGGCTCCTGCCGCTCTCGGTCATCCTGATCGTGCCGATGTGTATCCTGGCCGCGATGTTCGGGGTGAACTATGCCGGGCTCGACCGCAACATCCTGGTCGATATCGGCCTGGTGGTGCTCGTCGGCCTCGCCGCCAAGAACGCGATCCTGATCGTCGAGTTCGCCAAGCAGGCGGAGGACGAGGGCATGCATCGCCGCGACGCGGCGATCGCCGCCGCCAAGACCCGCCTGCGGCCGATCCTGATGACCTCGATGGCCTTCATCCTCGGCGTGCTGCCGTTGACCGTCTCGGTCGGCGCCGGCGCCGAGATGCGCCAGGCGATGGGCATCGCGGTGTTCTCCGGCATGCTGGGCGTGACCTTCTTCGGCCTGATCTTCACGCCTGTGTTCTACGTGATGGTGCGCTGGCTGGCGGACCTGCGCGGGAACAAGCGGAAGGCTGCCGCGACGCAGGCGTCCGGAGCCCATTGA